From the genome of Proteus vulgaris, one region includes:
- a CDS encoding ShlB/FhaC/HecB family hemolysin secretion/activation protein: MKKIILFLNLWVFFTLFNTPISSADASEKATEIFNQQQQHNQSQQEALYQQLTPEIPNIYFDISKYEETENKTEEKLCFQIEHIEITNTEVIPHWVNLPLFKTEFIGQCLGVKGINALVTRMQNRLLMHGWITTRIVVPEQDISRGTLYLTIVPGIIRHVKFTDDSDKYALLYTSMPAHKKQLLDLRDIEQGLENLQRLPVVSAEMEIKPGENAGESDIVIKRKQSRFWHTSLWINDAGSPATGRYQGGLMLALDNPLALSDLFYLSTERDLDFVGSKNNQNIMAHYSVPFGYWLFDINASKYDYSQTVAGHIKDILYSGESDSVNAGVSYILFRNQNSKTTLRYSVQAKVLRNYIDNTEIEIQRRRVSHWLVNLSHRQYFSFGTLDGSINYQKGTRWFGSMAAYEEKYLDNYYATDKANILTWRAELDIPISIGQQQFKYQASYRKQMTHDALTPIDQFAIGNRWSIRGFDGERTLSANEGWFLQNTLSWRYPATEQFIYLGADYGELKTNTDNPRLLGKHLAGGVIGIKGSLFSSKIKYDSFIGTPLSKPDGFKTDHVNLGFSINFNY; the protein is encoded by the coding sequence ATGAAAAAAATTATACTCTTTTTAAATTTATGGGTGTTTTTTACGCTCTTTAATACTCCCATATCTTCAGCTGATGCTTCTGAAAAAGCGACGGAAATCTTTAATCAGCAACAACAGCATAATCAAAGTCAACAAGAAGCACTTTACCAACAATTAACACCTGAAATACCTAATATATATTTTGATATTAGCAAATATGAAGAAACAGAGAATAAAACAGAAGAAAAGCTTTGCTTCCAAATAGAGCACATTGAAATAACAAATACCGAAGTTATTCCCCATTGGGTTAATTTACCCCTTTTTAAAACTGAATTTATAGGACAATGTTTGGGGGTGAAAGGAATAAACGCTTTAGTGACTCGTATGCAAAATCGGTTATTAATGCATGGGTGGATCACCACGCGTATTGTTGTACCTGAACAAGATATTAGTCGTGGAACTTTATATCTAACAATAGTTCCCGGCATTATTCGCCATGTTAAGTTTACTGATGACTCTGATAAATACGCCTTGCTGTATACCAGTATGCCTGCACATAAAAAACAACTACTCGATTTGCGAGATATTGAACAAGGGTTAGAAAATCTGCAACGATTACCGGTTGTTAGTGCAGAAATGGAAATAAAGCCAGGTGAAAATGCAGGTGAAAGCGATATTGTGATAAAGCGAAAACAATCTCGTTTCTGGCATACTTCATTGTGGATAAATGATGCCGGATCACCTGCAACAGGGCGTTATCAAGGTGGTTTAATGTTAGCACTAGATAATCCTTTAGCGCTGAGTGATTTGTTTTATTTATCAACAGAACGTGATTTAGACTTTGTTGGTAGTAAGAATAATCAAAATATTATGGCGCATTATTCAGTGCCTTTTGGCTATTGGTTATTCGATATTAACGCCTCGAAATATGATTACTCTCAGACTGTAGCAGGCCATATTAAAGATATTCTCTATTCAGGAGAAAGTGATAGCGTTAATGCAGGTGTGTCATACATTCTCTTTCGTAATCAAAATAGTAAAACAACATTACGTTATAGTGTTCAAGCTAAAGTATTACGAAATTATATTGATAATACCGAAATTGAAATACAACGCCGGCGAGTGAGTCATTGGCTAGTGAATCTCTCGCATCGTCAATATTTTAGCTTTGGGACTTTGGACGGTAGTATAAATTACCAAAAAGGAACTCGCTGGTTTGGTTCAATGGCGGCTTACGAAGAAAAGTATCTTGATAATTACTATGCAACAGATAAAGCGAATATTTTAACGTGGCGCGCTGAATTAGATATTCCAATATCTATTGGCCAACAGCAATTTAAATACCAAGCAAGCTATCGCAAACAAATGACTCACGATGCATTAACACCCATTGATCAATTTGCAATTGGTAATCGTTGGTCTATTCGTGGATTTGATGGTGAAAGAACGCTCAGCGCAAATGAAGGCTGGTTTTTACAAAATACATTGAGTTGGCGATATCCTGCAACAGAACAGTTTATTTATCTTGGTGCAGACTATGGTGAGTTAAAAACAAATACGGATAATCCTCGCTTATTAGGTAAACATCTTGCAGGTGGCGTTATCGGTATAAAAGGCTCATTGTTTTCATCAAAAATAAAATATGATTCGTTTATTGGCACACCATTATCTAAGCCAGATGGATTTAAAACAGATCATGTTAATTTAGGATTTAGTATTAACTTTAATTATTAA